The Aeromonas veronii genome includes the window CTTGGACATGAGTCTTCCCTCTGTGACTCCATTGAGTTTGGTATGCATCACCCTGTAGGGCCAATCTGCCGGCCCGAGCGTTCTTGGTATAGTTCCTATTTAGCATGCTACCAATTTCTTTTCGCAGAAATGGGAACGTTCCCATTTCGTGGGTGATCTCACAAAACGGGTGATTTTCACTCAATGGGTCGTGATGGGGGTCACGGCAACCGGCTGGGGGCGATGCTGGCCTGGGGGGGCAGGTCCTGCTCTATCTGGCCGAGCAGTTGACGGGCCGCCTGCTCGCCGGCTCCCTTGTAGCCGAGATCCAGGCTGAGGGCGTTGGGGAACAGAAAACCAAGCAGGGGGTTGTTGCCAAGGCCGGTGACCAGCACCTCGCCCCGACCCTGCTCCTGCAGGTATTTGGCCGCCCCCATGGCGAGGGTGTCGCTGGCGCAGACCAGGGCCTGGGTGCTGGGAGTGAGCAGCTCGGCCGCCAGCCGATAGCCGCTCTGCAGGCTGAGATCCCCGAGGGCATGGCGGGGCATCAACCCCTGCTCCTGGCAGTGGGCGAGATAGGCGTCGAGTCGGCGCTGGCCGGTGGTGAGATCCGACACGTCCACCCCGAGATAGGCGATGTCGCGGGCGCCACGCCGGGTCAGCTGGGCCAGCATGGTACGCACCGCGCCGGCATCGTCGAAGCAGACAGAGGAAAATCCTGTAAATTCCCTCGCTACCAGCACCAGCTTCTCCCGGTACGGGGTCATGGCGTCGTAGTCGAGATCGTTGAAGGCAAACAGGATGATGCCGTCCACCCCGCGCCGCGCCAGCACCGCCAGGTGTTCGCTCACCTTGTCAGGGGAGAACTTGCTCTCCATCAACACGGCGTCGTAGCCACGGGCGTAGAGGGTCTCCAGCATGCCGCGCACCGCCTGATTCTCGGAGCTCGAATCGAGACGGGAGACAATGATGCCCACCACCTGCTGGCTCTGGCTGCGCATGGCGCGCGCCGATTTGCTCGGCACGAAGCCGTGCTGGGCGATGATCTGCTCCACCTTCTCCCGGGTCTGGGGTTTCACCTTGGGATCCTGATTGAGCACTCGGGAGACGGTCGACTTGCCGACACCCGACAGGCGGGCGATGTCGAGGATGGTCAGTTTCTTTTCCATATCGGGTGCTCGGGAGGGAATTGTCCGTATTGTTGTGACAAACCCCTGTGAATACAAGCCCATGGCGTTAGAATGGCCGCTCCCCTCTCCATTTCGGCGACGGCCTGCCGCTCGCTACGCACAGGACGCGCATCATGGATCTGTTGGCAAGTCTGCACTTCTCCCTCTCCATCACGGGCCCCATCTGTATGGTGCTGGTACTCGGCATCTGGCTCAAGCGCCTGGGACTACTGCCAGACAGCTTCGTCGAGTCCGCCTCCCGTCTGGTGTTTCAGGTCACCTTGCCTGCTCTGCTGTTTCTCAGCATGGTGCGCACGGATTTCTCCACCATGCCGAGCCCCTGGCTCATCCTTTACGGTCTGCTGGGAACCCTCGCCGGTTTCCTGATCCTCGAACTGCTGGCGTCCCGCTTCATCAGCGAGCAGAAGCTCAGAGGCATCTTCGTGCAGGGCAGTTTTCGCGGCAACATGGGGATCATGGGGCTGGCCTATGTGCAAAACGCCTACGGCCCGGAGGGGATAGGGGCCGCGGCCCTGCTGGTGGGGGCGGTGACCGTGCTCTACAACATTTTGGCCGTCATCACCCTCACCCGCAGCCTGGGGGGCGGGCGGGGGATCAAGCCCATCCTCAAGGGGATAGTCAAAAACCCGCTGATCATCGCCATCGTTTCGGCGCTGCCCTTCGGCCTGCTCGGCATCGAGTTGCCCCAGCTGGTGATCAGCACCGGCAACTATTTTGCCAACATGACCTTGCCGCTGGCCCTGCTCTGCACTGGCGCCAGCCTCAATCTCAAAGCCCTGCGTGGCGGGGCCGGCCTGACCGGCTGGGCCACCGCCAACCGGCTGTTCTGCATCCCCGTGCTGCTGGTGCTGGGGGCCTGGGCGCTCGGCTTCAGCCCCCAGGCCCTCGGCATCCTGTTCCTCATCAGCTCCACCCCGACGGCGGCCGCCAGCTATGTGATGACCCGCGCCATGGGAGGCGACAGCGTACTCGCCGCCAACATCATTGCCACCACCACCCTGGGCTCCCTGGTCAGCACCAGCCTGGGGGCGGCACTGATGAACTACCTGGGATTGATGGGATAAGGGGCGAGCTGGTCGCCCATATTGCTCGCTCTGATTCCCCGATCTCTTTGGCGGCCCTTGCCAGAGATTGCGTTGATATACCGGGCAACCCTCTTATCCCAGCCGCTCGCGCTCCTGCTCCAGCACCATCTTCTCGTGGGCCAGGAAGAAGGGGCGGTAGAGCACATAACTGTTGAGGATGCAGACCAGGCTCATCAGGCCGTTGTTCCAGCTGCCGTTGGCCGCCCAGGCGGCGCCGAGGGGAGAGGGCATGGACCAGGGCAGCAGGGCGATGAACCTGTCGAGGAAACCCCACTGGGTCAGCTGCCAGGCGATCACGGCGTTGATCAGGGGGACGCTGATGAAGGGCAGGAAAAACAAGGGGTTCATTATGATGGGGAAGCCAAACAGCAGGGGCTCGTTGATGTTGAACATGGAGGGAATGAAGCCCAGCTTGCCCACCGACTGGATGTAGTGGCAGCGGCTGCGCATGGCCATGAACACCAACGGCAGCGTGGTGCCTATGCCACCGATCAACAGGTAATAGTCCCAGAAACCCTGCAGGAAGATGTGGGGCAGGGGCTCGCCCGCCATCAGTGCCGCCTGGTTGGCGCTCACCCCGGCCATCCAGAACGGTGACAGCAAACCGGTGACGATCAGGGCACCGTGGATCCCCATGAACCAGAGCAGGTGTGCGATGAGCAGGGTGATCAGCAGGGCCGGCAGGGTGTCGGCCCCCACGATCAGGGGTCGGAATAGGGAGGCCATGAAGTCTGGCAGGCTGATACCGAACTGTTGCTGCAACCAGAGCCGCAGCAGGCTCAGCGAGAGCATGATGAACAGCAGTGGCACGATTAGCTGGAAGCCGCGGCGGGTCATCACCGGCACCTCCTCCGGCATATGGATATACCAGCCACGGCGATAGAAGAAGCGCGTCACCTCCACCGAGTAGAAGGCCATCAGCAAGGCCGTGAAGATCCCGGCTCCCCCCAGATAGCCAAACACCCCGGGTTGCAGCGAACGAAAGTCGATCAGCATCAGAAACGCCATGCAGCCCCCCAGACCACACAGCCGCTCCGGCATCTCATAGGCCTTGGCGAGGCTGGAGGCCGAGCCGAAGGCGATGATCAGCGCCACCAGCCCCAGGGTGTGGGAATAGACCGGAAACAGGAAGGGATGCAGCGCTCGCGACAGCCAGTGCAGCCACTGCCCGAGTGCGTGCGGGGTATCGGGGGAGACGGGCGGAAACAGGATCGGCACCAGCAGGCTGCCGACGATGACGAAGGGCATCGCCAGTTGGAAACCATCTCGTAGCGAGAGCACATGGCGACTGCGTGTCAGCCAATTGGCAAACGGTACCATGCGTTGCTCGATCATGCCGACCAGCATTGCCATCCATTGCAGGTTCATCAGGTTTTGTTCCGTCCCTTGTGTGTCCATTGCCCCTTTTTGTCATGGGGCTTGGGCTCCATATTGACGGCTTTGGGTTTTTGTTTCCGTAATATCCGCAACCATTTTGCCATTTCATTAGGTCGCTCACACTTCCCACCGCTTTTTACCGGAAATTGCCGATCCCGCTCACACATCAATGGATTTGAAATGGAAACCGGTTTCCAAGTTAAATCCGTTCGATCAAGAATGCGTCGTCCGTTATGAACGTCTGGAGAATCGGGAAATGAAAAAAATCATGTTGTGCTGCTCCTCGGGCATGTCTACCAGCCTGCTGGTCAAGAAGATGAAAGAGGAAGCGGACAAGCGGGGATTGAGCGCCGAGATACAGGCCTTCGGAGCGGCGGAGTTCGATCTGCAGATGCCCCATTACCAGGTGGTGCTGCTGGGGCCCCAGGTCAAATACATGCTGGCCGAGTTGCAGCAGCGGGCTGCCGCTCACGGCGTACCGGTCGAGACCATCAACATGATGGATTACGGCATGCAGCGGGGTGACAAGGTCCTCGACCACGCCCTCGCCCTGATCGGCTGATGAGCAGACCCAAACCAGTGACAGTCACAAGGAAACCTTCATGAACACCCTTTACGAACGCTTTGTCAGTACCATCGAAAACCGGGTCAGCCCCCTGGCCGGGCGGATTGGTCAGCAGAAATATGTGCAGGCCATCCGTGATGGCTTCATCGCCGCCTTGCCCTTCATGATCGTCGGCAGCTTCATGCTGGTGTTCATCTTCCCCCCCTTCTCGCCCCAGACCCAGTGGGGCTTCGCCCGCGCCTGGCTCGATTTCTCGGCCACCTATCAACCCCAGTTGTTGCTGCCGTTCCAGCTGAGCATGGGACTGATGACCCTGTTCATCTCGGTGGGGATAGGGGCCAGCCTGGCCCGTCAGAACGGACTGGATCCGGTCACCACGGGTCTGCTCTGCCTGATGTCCTTCATGCTGGTGGCCGCGCCGGTCAAGGATGGCGCCATCTCCATGCAGTACTTCTCCGGCCAGGGGATCTTCACGGCCCTGATCACCGCCATCTATGCGGCCGAGGTCTACGCCTTCCTCAAGCGCAACAACATCACCATCAAGCTGCCACCCCAGGTGCCGACCGGTGTGGCTCGCTCCTTCGAGGTGCTGATCCCGGTGCTGGTGATCATCCTGACCCTGCATCCCCTCAACCTGATATTGGAAGGGGCTACCGGCATGATCTTGCCGGAAGCCATCATGTCCCTGGTCAAGCCGCTGGTGGCGGCATCGGATTCATTGCCCGCCATGCTGCTGGCCGTGCTGGTGTGCCAGATCCTCTGGTTCGCCGGGATCCACGGCGCCCTGATCGTCACCGGCATCATGAACCCGTTCTGGATGGCGAACCTCGCCAACAACCAGGCCGCCATGGCGGCGGGTGAGGCGCTGCCCCACATCTTCCTGCAGGGCTTCTGGGATCACTATCTGCTGATCGGCGGTGTTGGTTCCACTCTGCCACTGGCCTTCCTGCTGCTGCGCAGCAAGGCGGCGCACCTGAGATCCATCGGCAAGATGGGCGTGGTACCGGGTCTGTTCAACATCAACGAACCCATACTGTTCGGCGCCCCCATCGTCATGAACCCGGTCTTCTTCCTGCCCTTCATCCTGGTGCCGATGATCAACGCCACCCTGGCCTGGTTTGCCCTGGACTTCGGCCTGGTCGAGCGGGTGGTGTCGCTCACTCCCTGGACCACACCGGGCCCCATCGGTGCCTCCTGGGCCGCCAACTGGGCCATCAGCCCCATGATCCTGAGCCTGTTGTGCATGTGCTCCGCCGCGGCCATGTATTACCCCTTCCTGAAAGCCTATGAGCGCACCCTGCTCAAGCAGGAAGAACAGACTGACACGAAAGAACCGACACTGGCGGCCGTTGCCAGCCGTTGATTGCCTGCTGGGGCCGCCTGGCGGCCTCTTTTTTCAAAGCCTGGAGTAACACGAGATGCAATACCGTTTTCCTGAACAGTTCTGGTGGGGCAGTGCCTCCTCCGCCGCCCAGGCGGAAGGCGCCAGCCAGCAAGATGGCAAGGCACCCACCATCTGGGATCACTGGTTCGAGCAATCCCCCAACCGTTTCCATCAGCAGATTGGGCCGGCGCAGACATCCGGTTTCTATGAGCATTTTCGCGATGACATTGGCCTGTTGAAGCAGCTTGGTCACAACAGCTTTCGCACCTCCATCGCCTGGTCGCGGCTGATCCCCGCCGGGCGTGGCGAACCGAATCCGCAGGCCGTCGCCTTCTACGACGCCATGCTCGATGAACTGGCGGCGCAAGGGATAGAGCCCTTCATCTGCCTGTTCCACTTCGACATGCCCATGAGCATGCAGGAGCTGGGGGGCTGGGAGAGCCGGGAGGTGGTCGCCGCCTACGCCGAGTTCGCCGACACCTGCTTCCGGCTGTTCGGTCACAAGGTCAAACACTGGTTCACCTTCAACGAACCGATCGTGCCGGTGGAGGGGGGGTATCTCTACGACTTCCACTACCCGAACGTGGTGGATTTTCGCCGCGCCGCCACCGTGGCCTACCACACCATGCTGGCCCATGCCGCGGCGGTGCAGCGTTACCGCATCCTCGGTCAGGATGGCCAGATAGGCATCATCCTGAACCTCACCCCCTCCTATCCACGTTCGCAGCACCCGGCGGACCTGAAGGCGGCCAACATCGCGGATCTGCTGTTCAACCGCAGCTTCCTGGATCCGGCGGTCAAGGGGGAATACCCGGCTGAGCTGGTGGCCCTGCTCGCGGAACATGACCAGCTGCCCGCCTGCGGGCCGGGGGACAAGGCCCTGCTGGCGGCCGGCAAGATCGACTTGCTCGGGGTCAACTATTACCAGCCGCGCCGGGTCAAGGCACGCAGCAACGCGGTCAATCCTGCCAGCCCCTTCATGCCGGAGTGGTTCTTCGACCATTACGAGATGCCGGGTCGCAAGATGAACCCGCATCGGGGCTGGGAGATCTACGAAAAAGGCATTTACGACATCCTCACCAACCTGCGCGATCACTACGGCAACATCCCGAGCTACATCTCGGAGAACGGCATGGGAGTCGAGGGGGAGGCCAAGTTCAAGGGAGAGGATGGCCAGATCCAGGATGACTACCGTATCGGCTTCATTCGGGATCACCTCATCTGGCTGCACAAGGGGCTGGAGGAAGGCTGCCAGTGCCTGGGCTATCACCTCTGGACCTTCATCGACAACTGGTCCTGGAGCAATGCCTACAAGAACCGCTACGGCTTCATCGAACTGGAGCTGGGTAGCCAGACTCGCCGCATCAAGAAGAGCGGGGAGTGGTTCGCTACCG containing:
- the treR gene encoding trehalose operon repressor TreR, whose amino-acid sequence is MEKKLTILDIARLSGVGKSTVSRVLNQDPKVKPQTREKVEQIIAQHGFVPSKSARAMRSQSQQVVGIIVSRLDSSSENQAVRGMLETLYARGYDAVLMESKFSPDKVSEHLAVLARRGVDGIILFAFNDLDYDAMTPYREKLVLVAREFTGFSSVCFDDAGAVRTMLAQLTRRGARDIAYLGVDVSDLTTGQRRLDAYLAHCQEQGLMPRHALGDLSLQSGYRLAAELLTPSTQALVCASDTLAMGAAKYLQEQGRGEVLVTGLGNNPLLGFLFPNALSLDLGYKGAGEQAARQLLGQIEQDLPPQASIAPSRLP
- a CDS encoding AEC family transporter, whose protein sequence is MDLLASLHFSLSITGPICMVLVLGIWLKRLGLLPDSFVESASRLVFQVTLPALLFLSMVRTDFSTMPSPWLILYGLLGTLAGFLILELLASRFISEQKLRGIFVQGSFRGNMGIMGLAYVQNAYGPEGIGAAALLVGAVTVLYNILAVITLTRSLGGGRGIKPILKGIVKNPLIIAIVSALPFGLLGIELPQLVISTGNYFANMTLPLALLCTGASLNLKALRGGAGLTGWATANRLFCIPVLLVLGAWALGFSPQALGILFLISSTPTAAASYVMTRAMGGDSVLAANIIATTTLGSLVSTSLGAALMNYLGLMG
- a CDS encoding PTS sugar transporter subunit IIC, with translation MNLQWMAMLVGMIEQRMVPFANWLTRSRHVLSLRDGFQLAMPFVIVGSLLVPILFPPVSPDTPHALGQWLHWLSRALHPFLFPVYSHTLGLVALIIAFGSASSLAKAYEMPERLCGLGGCMAFLMLIDFRSLQPGVFGYLGGAGIFTALLMAFYSVEVTRFFYRRGWYIHMPEEVPVMTRRGFQLIVPLLFIMLSLSLLRLWLQQQFGISLPDFMASLFRPLIVGADTLPALLITLLIAHLLWFMGIHGALIVTGLLSPFWMAGVSANQAALMAGEPLPHIFLQGFWDYYLLIGGIGTTLPLVFMAMRSRCHYIQSVGKLGFIPSMFNINEPLLFGFPIIMNPLFFLPFISVPLINAVIAWQLTQWGFLDRFIALLPWSMPSPLGAAWAANGSWNNGLMSLVCILNSYVLYRPFFLAHEKMVLEQERERLG
- a CDS encoding PTS sugar transporter subunit IIB, with translation MKKIMLCCSSGMSTSLLVKKMKEEADKRGLSAEIQAFGAAEFDLQMPHYQVVLLGPQVKYMLAELQQRAAAHGVPVETINMMDYGMQRGDKVLDHALALIG
- a CDS encoding PTS sugar transporter subunit IIC yields the protein MNTLYERFVSTIENRVSPLAGRIGQQKYVQAIRDGFIAALPFMIVGSFMLVFIFPPFSPQTQWGFARAWLDFSATYQPQLLLPFQLSMGLMTLFISVGIGASLARQNGLDPVTTGLLCLMSFMLVAAPVKDGAISMQYFSGQGIFTALITAIYAAEVYAFLKRNNITIKLPPQVPTGVARSFEVLIPVLVIILTLHPLNLILEGATGMILPEAIMSLVKPLVAASDSLPAMLLAVLVCQILWFAGIHGALIVTGIMNPFWMANLANNQAAMAAGEALPHIFLQGFWDHYLLIGGVGSTLPLAFLLLRSKAAHLRSIGKMGVVPGLFNINEPILFGAPIVMNPVFFLPFILVPMINATLAWFALDFGLVERVVSLTPWTTPGPIGASWAANWAISPMILSLLCMCSAAAMYYPFLKAYERTLLKQEEQTDTKEPTLAAVASR
- a CDS encoding glycoside hydrolase family 1 protein, coding for MQYRFPEQFWWGSASSAAQAEGASQQDGKAPTIWDHWFEQSPNRFHQQIGPAQTSGFYEHFRDDIGLLKQLGHNSFRTSIAWSRLIPAGRGEPNPQAVAFYDAMLDELAAQGIEPFICLFHFDMPMSMQELGGWESREVVAAYAEFADTCFRLFGHKVKHWFTFNEPIVPVEGGYLYDFHYPNVVDFRRAATVAYHTMLAHAAAVQRYRILGQDGQIGIILNLTPSYPRSQHPADLKAANIADLLFNRSFLDPAVKGEYPAELVALLAEHDQLPACGPGDKALLAAGKIDLLGVNYYQPRRVKARSNAVNPASPFMPEWFFDHYEMPGRKMNPHRGWEIYEKGIYDILTNLRDHYGNIPSYISENGMGVEGEAKFKGEDGQIQDDYRIGFIRDHLIWLHKGLEEGCQCLGYHLWTFIDNWSWSNAYKNRYGFIELELGSQTRRIKKSGEWFATAARENGFN